In one Stieleria sp. JC731 genomic region, the following are encoded:
- a CDS encoding lipase family protein — protein MAEKTKDRLSLHQQISVDGNVVHEVGEQPLVLHSKLDGPIAELSFLRRSLLFAELSMIAYNDDAEARAAASVVGFDDVTMYDRDGSQAYRFRNEHDCVIACRGTEPTEWNDIKADANAASVLAETVGRVHRGFKREVDDLWPMIETALLDNRQPLYFCGHSLGGAMATISAGRCFLSHIASSPEELFTFGSPRVGDKRYINYVQLDHYRYVNNNDIVTRVPPSLLGYRHSGSEVYFDHNGRIRKLGVVSKRRDKWRGFIRSLKRWKIDHFSDHSIHRYIDALIVAVQKEDDEIAVGGTCKPAAAYADTEEQHL, from the coding sequence GTGGCCGAGAAAACGAAGGATCGACTATCGTTGCATCAACAGATCTCTGTCGATGGCAACGTGGTGCACGAAGTTGGCGAGCAGCCTTTGGTGCTGCATTCGAAACTTGACGGTCCGATCGCGGAGCTGAGCTTTCTGCGTCGCAGTTTGCTCTTCGCCGAACTATCGATGATCGCATACAACGACGATGCCGAAGCGAGAGCGGCAGCATCTGTCGTCGGTTTTGATGATGTAACGATGTATGACCGTGATGGCTCGCAAGCCTATCGGTTCCGCAACGAACACGATTGCGTGATCGCTTGCCGTGGAACGGAGCCAACGGAATGGAACGATATCAAGGCCGACGCGAATGCCGCCAGCGTGCTTGCGGAAACTGTTGGACGCGTGCATCGCGGCTTTAAAAGAGAGGTGGATGACCTATGGCCGATGATCGAAACAGCTTTGCTGGATAATCGGCAACCGCTCTACTTTTGTGGTCACTCGCTCGGTGGAGCGATGGCGACGATATCAGCCGGTCGGTGTTTTCTTTCGCACATTGCCAGCAGCCCAGAAGAGCTGTTTACGTTCGGAAGCCCACGCGTTGGCGACAAGCGTTACATCAACTACGTCCAACTAGATCACTATCGATACGTTAACAACAACGACATCGTGACGCGTGTTCCCCCTAGTTTGTTGGGGTACCGACACAGCGGTTCCGAAGTCTACTTTGATCACAATGGTCGAATTCGGAAGTTGGGAGTCGTTTCTAAACGACGCGACAAATGGCGGGGGTTCATTCGCTCACTAAAGCGTTGGAAGATTGATCATTTTTCCGATCACTCCATCCATCGCTACATCGATGCATTGATTGTCGCGGTGCAAAAAGAAGATGATGAAATTGCCGTCGGAGGCACTTGCAAGCCCGCGGCCGCGTACGCTGATACTGAAGAACAGCACTTGTAG